In Pelosinus sp. IPA-1, a single window of DNA contains:
- the pepT gene encoding peptidase T, producing the protein MEIKREKLVERFMRYTTFDTQSDGGNSQCPSTPGQMVLAKHVAEELRQIGLDEVHVDKHGYITATLPSNSCQQVPVIGFISHLDTSPDMAGTPVKPRLVKDYDGQDIILNAESGIVLSPSDFPELKTYIGQELLVTDGLTLLGADDKAGVCAIVSAMEYLVAHSEIPHGKVRIGFTPDEEIGRSAELFDVAAFGAEFAYTVDGGELGAIEYENFNAANVNVKIQGRIVHPGTAKGKMVNALNIAAEWQNMLPAGQRPEYTEGYEGFFHVNKLSGNVDSAVMSLLIRDHDRQSFEKRKALLESMAQTFNMKYGSGTIELEIKDLYYNMQEKIQPVMHIIDLACDAMGAVGITPKTKPIRGGTDGARLSFMGLPCPNLFTGGHNFHGKYEFLPVPSLIKSAQTVVEIIRRVKANSGK; encoded by the coding sequence ATGGAAATAAAGAGAGAAAAACTAGTAGAACGATTTATGCGGTATACTACCTTTGATACGCAATCAGATGGTGGAAATAGTCAGTGTCCTAGTACTCCAGGGCAGATGGTTTTAGCTAAGCATGTTGCAGAGGAACTGAGGCAGATCGGTTTGGATGAGGTCCATGTAGATAAACATGGCTATATAACTGCTACTTTACCATCTAATAGCTGTCAGCAAGTTCCTGTTATCGGATTCATTTCTCATTTAGATACAAGCCCGGATATGGCTGGCACTCCAGTTAAGCCTCGCTTAGTAAAGGATTATGATGGCCAGGATATCATATTGAATGCTGAATCCGGCATTGTACTTTCCCCTAGTGATTTTCCAGAACTAAAAACATATATTGGACAAGAGTTATTGGTTACTGATGGTCTAACTTTGTTAGGAGCTGATGATAAGGCAGGCGTATGCGCTATTGTCAGTGCTATGGAATATTTAGTAGCACATTCTGAAATTCCTCATGGTAAGGTGCGCATTGGTTTTACTCCTGATGAAGAAATTGGGCGTAGTGCTGAACTTTTTGATGTAGCAGCTTTTGGCGCTGAGTTCGCTTATACTGTAGACGGGGGAGAGCTTGGGGCTATTGAGTATGAAAACTTTAATGCCGCTAATGTTAATGTGAAAATTCAAGGGCGAATTGTTCATCCTGGAACCGCTAAAGGTAAAATGGTGAATGCACTTAACATTGCTGCTGAGTGGCAAAATATGTTGCCTGCTGGTCAGCGCCCTGAATATACAGAAGGCTATGAAGGTTTTTTCCATGTAAATAAATTGAGTGGTAATGTAGACTCTGCAGTAATGAGCCTCTTGATTCGGGATCATGATCGTCAATCTTTTGAAAAGCGTAAAGCTTTACTGGAATCAATGGCACAAACTTTTAATATGAAATATGGTTCAGGAACTATTGAACTTGAAATTAAAGATTTGTATTACAATATGCAAGAAAAAATCCAGCCAGTAATGCATATTATTGACTTAGCCTGTGACGCGATGGGAGCTGTTGGGATAACGCCTAAGACGAAACCCATTCGCGGCGGTACAGATGGTGCTCGGCTATCGTTTATGGGTTTACCTTGTCCAAATTTGTTTACTGGTGGACATAACTTTCATGGAAAGTACGAATTTTTGCCAGTGCCTTCTTTAATAAAGTCGGCTCAAACTGTAGTTGAAATTATTCGTCGTGTCAAAGCGAATAGCGGTAAATGA
- the dcuC gene encoding C4-dicarboxylate transporter DcuC has protein sequence MLGLIIASVIVVIVARYVLKKYPPQPVLFVGGLAMMFIAVALNMGNILPAKQSTGLIWLDTFEFIKQTFSTRAANLGLVIMVVGGFSKYMDTIGASTALVKVAVKPLHKIGLPYLVLALTSVLENFLAMFIGSASGFGLLLMVTMFPVLVNLGVSRLAAAAVIATASAPGWGPAASDNIFAAELAGMDIIPYFFDYQVPVGLCTVAAIAIGHFFVQQWFDKRDNHNVENAKVNIDQTKLKEEIPVPGFYALLPTIPLCLILFFGLVVKSVNMDITLATFLGVAFTMLVEYIRNRDGLKIFNDLKSFWDGMGLQMAAVVTLVVAGETFAKGLMSLGAIDTMITAAQGAGFGGIGMMFVVVGIIIASTLVMGSGNAPFFAFAPLAPKIAALSNIHPVLLLLPMNFVSNLARSLSPIAAVMMVVSGAACVSPVELAKRTCIPVAIGIVVNIAVTLILFYK, from the coding sequence ATGTTAGGATTAATTATTGCATCTGTTATTGTAGTTATTGTGGCCCGGTATGTGCTGAAAAAATACCCGCCTCAGCCGGTTCTGTTCGTTGGAGGACTTGCCATGATGTTTATTGCTGTTGCCCTTAACATGGGAAATATTTTACCGGCAAAGCAAAGCACTGGATTAATATGGCTAGATACTTTTGAATTTATAAAACAAACCTTTAGCACTCGGGCAGCCAACCTTGGATTGGTTATTATGGTAGTAGGAGGTTTCTCCAAGTACATGGACACAATTGGTGCCAGTACAGCCCTAGTGAAAGTAGCTGTTAAGCCCCTACATAAGATTGGACTCCCCTATTTAGTATTGGCTTTAACCTCTGTTTTAGAAAATTTTCTAGCTATGTTCATTGGCAGTGCCTCCGGTTTTGGACTTTTACTTATGGTCACTATGTTTCCCGTCTTGGTAAACCTTGGCGTCAGTCGTTTGGCAGCAGCTGCAGTAATCGCTACCGCATCGGCTCCAGGTTGGGGACCCGCGGCATCGGATAATATCTTTGCGGCAGAGTTAGCAGGTATGGATATTATCCCTTATTTTTTTGATTACCAAGTACCAGTAGGTTTGTGTACGGTAGCGGCAATCGCTATTGGTCATTTCTTTGTACAGCAATGGTTTGATAAACGGGATAATCATAATGTAGAGAATGCCAAAGTAAATATTGATCAAACTAAGCTAAAAGAGGAAATACCTGTGCCTGGCTTTTACGCATTGCTGCCAACAATTCCTTTATGTTTAATTCTGTTTTTTGGATTAGTTGTGAAATCCGTAAATATGGATATTACATTAGCAACTTTTCTTGGGGTGGCATTTACAATGCTTGTTGAATACATTCGTAACAGAGATGGATTAAAAATATTTAATGATTTAAAAAGCTTCTGGGATGGAATGGGACTTCAAATGGCAGCGGTAGTCACATTGGTGGTGGCTGGTGAGACTTTTGCTAAAGGCTTAATGTCTCTAGGAGCTATTGATACTATGATTACTGCCGCACAAGGTGCTGGTTTTGGCGGTATCGGCATGATGTTCGTGGTTGTGGGAATTATTATTGCTTCTACTTTAGTTATGGGATCAGGAAATGCTCCCTTCTTTGCTTTTGCCCCTTTAGCCCCCAAAATAGCAGCACTTTCTAATATTCATCCTGTATTGTTGCTATTACCTATGAACTTTGTATCTAATTTAGCTCGCTCCTTGTCGCCGATTGCAGCGGTTATGATGGTAGTCAGCGGTGCCGCTTGTGTATCGCCAGTAGAATTAGCAAAGCGTACTTGCATACCCGTAGCCATAGGCATTGTAGTTAATATTGCTGTTACACTGATACTTTTTTATAAGTAA
- a CDS encoding FadR/GntR family transcriptional regulator, with the protein MKKFFVETPLKKFAEDSSDALYMQIVSRIQQLMREGHLKQGDKLPSERELAEMFNVSRVPVREALKVLEFLGAIQHRRGEGVFVKKIKMKRILHALDFFMTDPADQLINLFEAREAFEIQAVRLAAERRTEADIEAMRRILLEMEFLIFAGKPVHDVSTKFHTAVIAAAHNEIISEINEFLSDLLTYSRRKSLSDASRHTVSLQYHQLILQHIIERNVQAAVCVMQEHLDDAKVAVQKMIQSE; encoded by the coding sequence ATGAAAAAATTCTTTGTAGAAACACCATTAAAAAAATTCGCTGAGGATTCGTCTGATGCTCTATATATGCAAATTGTAAGTCGCATTCAACAGCTTATGCGCGAAGGCCATTTGAAACAAGGTGATAAATTACCTTCTGAGAGGGAATTGGCTGAAATGTTTAATGTCAGTCGTGTGCCAGTAAGAGAAGCTTTAAAAGTACTGGAGTTTTTGGGAGCTATTCAGCACAGGCGCGGAGAAGGTGTGTTTGTAAAAAAAATTAAAATGAAACGTATTTTGCATGCTCTTGATTTTTTTATGACTGATCCAGCGGATCAGTTGATAAACTTGTTTGAAGCGCGCGAAGCTTTTGAAATTCAAGCCGTTCGATTAGCTGCAGAGCGAAGGACAGAGGCTGACATTGAAGCGATGCGAAGGATTTTGCTGGAAATGGAATTTCTAATCTTCGCTGGGAAACCAGTCCACGATGTGTCAACGAAATTTCATACGGCTGTTATTGCGGCTGCTCATAATGAAATTATTAGCGAGATCAATGAATTTTTATCTGATCTGTTGACTTATTCACGGCGAAAGTCTTTAAGTGATGCTAGCAGACATACAGTTTCTCTACAGTATCATCAACTAATTTTACAGCATATTATTGAAAGAAATGTACAAGCGGCAGTTTGTGTTATGCAAGAACATTTAGACGATGCGAAGGTTGCGGTGCAAAAAATGATTCAGTCTGAGTAA
- the dcuC gene encoding C4-dicarboxylate transporter DcuC, with protein MGIIITILVVAWVIYMIIKKYYPQAVLLIAGIILLLATYFIGSNPILAAKESSGSALLDIFHTIKTLLSSRVAGLGLTIMSIAGFAKYMEYIGASKSLFAVVASPLKHIKSPYILLVLSFYMSQFLVLFIPSHAGLALLLMVMLYPILIRTGVSKLSALGVIGCAQYMDVGPGSGNAILAATICKVDPAVYFVDYQLSIFITTTLILGVVHYYSQKWWDKKEGFVGYNDSSDLIKEDEGRPPLIYAILPIIPMLFILGFSPIFKSKIQMDVVTAMFLSTFISMMFEYARTKDFRGTLQSLKYLYEGMGNSFATVVSLIVAGEVFAAGLMKIGAVDVMTSSAQNLGLGVHALIILFCLVIACCAFLMGSGNAAFFSFAALAPKIAASLKIDVVTLLLPMQIMTSFGRVVSPITAAIVAIAGVAGVSPVQVVKRTAIPMAVAVLVNVVFIVMK; from the coding sequence ATGGGGATTATCATTACGATCTTAGTGGTTGCTTGGGTGATTTATATGATTATAAAAAAATACTATCCACAAGCTGTTCTTTTGATTGCAGGCATTATATTGCTTCTTGCTACCTATTTTATCGGCAGCAATCCGATACTTGCTGCAAAAGAATCTTCCGGCTCCGCTTTGCTAGATATTTTCCATACAATTAAGACATTGCTTAGTTCCCGTGTTGCCGGTCTTGGTCTTACGATCATGTCAATCGCAGGCTTCGCAAAATATATGGAGTATATTGGGGCAAGTAAATCTTTATTTGCTGTGGTTGCTTCTCCTCTTAAACATATTAAATCTCCTTATATTCTTCTAGTTCTTAGTTTTTATATGAGCCAATTTTTAGTGTTGTTTATTCCAAGTCATGCTGGGTTGGCTTTGTTACTCATGGTCATGCTGTATCCAATTCTCATAAGAACGGGCGTTAGCAAATTATCTGCCCTCGGCGTAATTGGGTGCGCGCAATACATGGATGTTGGTCCTGGTTCCGGCAATGCGATTCTTGCAGCTACTATCTGTAAGGTAGACCCGGCAGTTTATTTTGTTGATTATCAATTATCAATATTTATTACAACAACTTTGATTCTTGGTGTTGTACATTACTATTCGCAAAAATGGTGGGACAAAAAAGAGGGTTTTGTTGGTTACAATGATTCGTCTGATCTGATTAAAGAAGACGAAGGACGTCCTCCTTTGATCTATGCGATTCTTCCAATTATTCCGATGCTATTCATTTTGGGTTTCAGTCCTATTTTCAAAAGTAAAATTCAGATGGATGTTGTTACTGCAATGTTTTTGAGCACTTTCATCAGTATGATGTTTGAGTATGCAAGAACTAAAGATTTTCGAGGTACTTTGCAGAGTCTAAAATATTTATATGAAGGAATGGGAAATAGTTTTGCAACTGTAGTAAGTTTAATAGTCGCAGGCGAGGTATTTGCTGCCGGATTAATGAAGATTGGTGCTGTAGATGTGATGACTTCCAGTGCTCAAAATCTTGGTTTGGGCGTTCATGCCTTAATCATTCTTTTCTGTCTGGTCATTGCTTGCTGCGCATTCTTAATGGGGTCAGGCAACGCGGCGTTCTTTTCCTTCGCTGCCCTGGCTCCTAAGATTGCGGCATCATTAAAAATTGATGTTGTTACTCTTTTGCTGCCAATGCAAATTATGACAAGTTTTGGGCGTGTTGTGTCACCAATTACTGCAGCAATTGTTGCTATAGCCGGTGTAGCAGGTGTATCACCTGTTCAAGTGGTAAAAAGAACTGCCATACCTATGGCAGTGGCTGTACTTGTAAATGTGGTATTTATAGTAATGAAATAA
- a CDS encoding DUF1847 domain-containing protein has product MKCAKCTHRKCYLEGQNCTKIGLADVKEAYVGEQLDIMKAAACTEGRFYNNLTRLEETVEFCKLMGYKKIGMAFCIGLNQEAKLIEEYFSKFFEVYSVCCKVCGIAKENLDLEQIKEGVRETMCNPIMQAKVLKDKEVDFCVTIGLCVGHDALFTGASTVPTSCLVAKDRVLAHNPLGAVYSRYWRRKLGINPSDQV; this is encoded by the coding sequence TTGAAATGTGCAAAATGCACTCATAGAAAATGTTATTTAGAAGGTCAAAATTGCACTAAAATTGGTCTTGCGGATGTTAAAGAAGCCTATGTGGGCGAGCAACTGGATATTATGAAGGCTGCTGCTTGTACAGAAGGACGTTTTTATAACAACCTTACTCGTTTAGAAGAAACTGTTGAATTTTGTAAACTGATGGGATATAAAAAAATTGGCATGGCGTTTTGTATCGGCCTAAACCAAGAAGCAAAATTAATTGAAGAATATTTCTCTAAATTTTTTGAAGTCTATTCGGTTTGCTGTAAGGTCTGCGGCATTGCCAAGGAGAATCTTGATTTGGAACAAATTAAAGAGGGTGTGCGTGAAACCATGTGCAATCCTATTATGCAAGCTAAAGTACTTAAGGATAAAGAAGTTGATTTTTGTGTTACCATCGGCTTATGCGTAGGACATGATGCATTGTTTACAGGTGCTAGTACTGTGCCCACATCTTGTCTGGTTGCCAAAGACAGAGTACTCGCCCATAATCCATTAGGAGCTGTGTATTCTCGCTACTGGCGCAGAAAGTTAGGGATTAATCCTAGTGATCAAGTGTAA
- a CDS encoding MalY/PatB family protein, whose translation MLKHDFDELVNRKGTECKKWDTYAEDVIPMWIADTDFKCPQPVIDAMVKRAEHGIYGYPVNCKTFEQSIINWQKKRFGWDVDVDWVEYTPAVVPAIVYAMRAFTNPGDNVVIQMPAYHPFHDIIPNNGRHILGNNLILKEDGSYEVDYENLEELLSKKRTTMFLLCSPHNPVGKCFTREELTRISELCLKHNVFVVSDEIHSDIVYRGSKHIPFGSLSEEAADNCVVCVNPSKTFNIAGVRTGAVIIPNRHNHDLFYAPLENNKAYGRTVFGTLPIEVSYNECDYYADQLLEYLEGNLAYLENFVSTRIPKIKVTKTQATYLIWLNCKELNMAPKELHKFFLEEVKVAMNEGSTFGPGGAGFMRMNIACPRSRLVEALKRIEAAINKI comes from the coding sequence GTGTTGAAACATGATTTTGACGAGCTTGTTAACCGTAAGGGAACCGAATGTAAAAAATGGGATACTTATGCAGAAGATGTTATACCTATGTGGATCGCTGATACCGATTTCAAATGTCCACAGCCTGTAATTGATGCTATGGTTAAAAGAGCAGAACACGGTATCTACGGTTATCCTGTAAATTGTAAAACTTTTGAGCAATCAATAATTAACTGGCAGAAAAAAAGATTCGGCTGGGATGTTGACGTTGACTGGGTAGAGTATACACCAGCAGTAGTGCCTGCTATCGTATATGCAATGCGGGCCTTCACGAATCCAGGTGATAATGTTGTAATTCAGATGCCAGCGTACCACCCTTTCCATGATATCATTCCAAATAACGGTAGACACATTCTTGGAAACAATCTAATTTTAAAAGAAGATGGCAGCTATGAAGTTGATTATGAAAATTTGGAGGAATTGCTTAGTAAAAAGAGGACAACCATGTTTTTGCTATGCAGTCCCCATAACCCTGTCGGCAAGTGTTTTACGAGAGAAGAATTAACAAGAATTTCTGAACTCTGTTTAAAACATAATGTGTTTGTTGTTTCCGATGAAATTCACTCTGATATTGTTTACAGAGGGAGCAAACACATTCCATTTGGCAGTCTTTCAGAAGAAGCCGCAGATAACTGTGTGGTTTGTGTTAACCCTAGCAAAACCTTTAATATTGCTGGAGTGAGGACTGGGGCTGTAATTATTCCGAACCGGCATAATCATGATCTTTTCTATGCTCCACTTGAAAATAATAAAGCATATGGCAGAACTGTATTTGGTACATTGCCGATTGAAGTTTCCTATAACGAGTGTGATTACTATGCAGACCAATTGCTAGAGTATTTAGAGGGGAACCTTGCATACCTTGAAAATTTCGTCTCAACAAGAATTCCTAAAATCAAAGTTACCAAAACGCAAGCGACTTACCTTATTTGGCTAAACTGCAAGGAACTGAATATGGCACCCAAGGAGTTACATAAATTTTTCTTAGAAGAAGTAAAAGTTGCGATGAACGAAGGGTCTACCTTTGGACCTGGCGGTGCAGGTTTTATGCGGATGAATATTGCTTGTCCTCGTTCCCGATTGGTAGAGGCGCTGAAAAGAATAGAAGCAGCAATAAATAAAATATAA
- a CDS encoding methyl-accepting chemotaxis protein, with protein sequence MKKNTLQMRLILLLVLFSFLSAAVIGGVSSYMNVNSARGEITRNNQTIANQTAHEIEQFMNDDTNLLEVLALSPTAYSMDAAKFREMIITAQKKNPEFETIYVMNAVGMQIAKTTNSALNNKADKDYFKNAIQGNTFLTESYISQLTNAPTITISTPIKDSRGTIVGVLAGDVSLKTIGEIASRTSVGNSGYVDVVDNKGTLLASINPEKVTKQENIGQAKYVQNVIAGQAGNMEAVSSAGVESLIVFAPVKSYNWGIITYLPKKEILDQIEHSLLVMSVLILLAVLIAAGTAIYVAKGMAKPLNELVQVADEIASGNLSKKVQVRGVAEVNRLAVSLDKMREDLHNIILDIMSSAEQVSAASEQLTASADQSAQATQLVANTICQLAQGADQQVGTINTTSSVVQKMSAGIQEVSTNASSVNIISEQAATAAQRGGKSVKAVMQQMDIIERTVVNSAEVVTKLGERSLKIGQIVETISSIAGQTNLLALNAAIEAARAGEQGRGFAVVAEEVRKLAEQSQEATKQIGELIIEVQTETNKAVVAMNDGTREVKIGGEVVNTAGQAFQEIVELVEGVSGQFKSILSAMQQMSDESQQIVGAVYDIDKISREAAGHTQTVSATTEEHAASVQEIAESSQSLVKMAETLQNTVAKFKL encoded by the coding sequence ATGAAAAAAAATACATTGCAGATGCGGTTGATTCTATTATTGGTACTATTTTCTTTCTTATCGGCAGCGGTAATTGGTGGTGTCAGTTCTTACATGAATGTTAATAGCGCCAGGGGGGAAATAACGAGGAATAACCAAACAATAGCAAATCAAACTGCCCATGAAATTGAACAATTTATGAATGATGATACAAATTTATTAGAGGTATTGGCTTTATCGCCTACTGCATATTCCATGGATGCGGCCAAGTTTCGGGAAATGATTATTACTGCCCAAAAAAAGAACCCAGAATTTGAAACAATCTATGTTATGAATGCAGTTGGTATGCAGATTGCAAAAACTACCAATTCAGCACTAAACAATAAAGCGGATAAAGACTACTTTAAAAATGCCATACAAGGAAATACTTTTCTTACAGAGTCCTATATCTCACAGTTGACCAATGCGCCAACCATTACTATTTCAACACCGATAAAAGATTCGAGGGGTACTATTGTTGGAGTACTGGCTGGAGATGTAAGTTTAAAAACAATTGGAGAAATTGCGTCTCGTACTTCAGTTGGTAATTCGGGTTATGTGGATGTAGTAGATAATAAGGGTACATTGCTGGCCAGCATAAACCCAGAAAAAGTAACAAAACAAGAAAATATTGGGCAAGCAAAATATGTTCAAAATGTTATCGCTGGCCAGGCTGGTAATATGGAAGCTGTATCGTCAGCCGGAGTAGAGTCCTTGATTGTATTTGCGCCTGTCAAAAGTTACAACTGGGGTATAATTACCTACTTGCCTAAGAAAGAAATTCTTGATCAAATTGAGCATAGTCTTCTAGTGATGTCAGTTTTGATTTTACTGGCTGTGCTCATCGCAGCAGGAACTGCAATTTATGTCGCCAAAGGAATGGCTAAGCCTCTTAATGAACTGGTACAGGTAGCAGATGAAATTGCCAGTGGTAATTTAAGTAAAAAGGTGCAAGTGCGGGGCGTGGCAGAAGTTAACAGATTGGCGGTATCTTTAGATAAAATGCGGGAAGATTTACACAACATTATCCTTGATATTATGTCTTCTGCTGAACAAGTTTCAGCCGCTTCCGAGCAGCTTACAGCGAGTGCTGATCAGTCAGCACAGGCTACTCAATTAGTAGCAAATACTATCTGTCAATTAGCACAAGGGGCTGATCAACAAGTTGGCACCATTAATACTACCTCTTCGGTGGTGCAAAAAATGTCAGCGGGTATTCAGGAAGTATCAACAAATGCTAGTTCTGTGAATATCATATCCGAGCAAGCAGCAACTGCGGCGCAGCGTGGCGGAAAATCAGTTAAAGCTGTTATGCAGCAGATGGATATAATAGAGCGAACCGTTGTCAATTCGGCAGAGGTGGTAACGAAGCTGGGAGAACGGTCACTAAAAATTGGCCAGATTGTCGAAACAATTTCCAGCATTGCTGGGCAGACGAATCTGTTAGCACTAAATGCAGCGATTGAAGCAGCTAGAGCTGGCGAACAGGGGCGGGGATTTGCCGTGGTAGCGGAGGAAGTACGGAAGTTGGCGGAACAATCCCAGGAAGCAACTAAACAAATTGGCGAATTGATTATCGAAGTTCAGACAGAGACGAATAAAGCCGTAGTAGCTATGAATGATGGCACGCGGGAAGTTAAAATAGGTGGCGAAGTGGTTAACACTGCAGGACAAGCCTTTCAAGAAATTGTAGAACTAGTTGAAGGAGTTTCAGGACAATTCAAATCTATTTTATCAGCCATGCAGCAGATGTCTGATGAAAGTCAGCAGATTGTAGGAGCAGTATATGATATTGATAAAATAAGCAGAGAGGCAGCCGGGCATACTCAGACGGTATCAGCTACGACTGAAGAGCATGCAGCATCTGTGCAAGAAATTGCAGAATCTAGCCAATCTTTGGTTAAGATGGCTGAAACATTACAAAATACTGTTGCAAAATTTAAACTGTAA
- a CDS encoding MurR/RpiR family transcriptional regulator, protein MKLEEMINKRKASLNQTDMGIWKYIFNHKQKCRHMSIHDLAKECCVSSTTVVRFAKKLSFDGFGDLKAVLKMEEERNIGDEQDVLEAITSFYQHSWKEIVKRNFDGASRLMYGAKRVFAYASGYVQSNVVQEIKRLFFFDDVLIYEVRGQEEFHSLAKMMTPDDLVIIVSLSGETPMAVEFAQKLQLKDVPLISITRLHDNTLAGLSTENLYVTPATFQLYEADEDKMPYQSMLPYFLLIEIWYVKYKLYRKNKIR, encoded by the coding sequence ATGAAATTAGAAGAAATGATTAATAAGCGTAAAGCGTCTTTGAACCAGACTGATATGGGGATATGGAAGTATATTTTTAATCATAAGCAGAAATGCCGGCATATGTCGATCCATGATTTAGCCAAGGAATGCTGCGTATCGAGTACGACCGTGGTGCGGTTTGCCAAGAAACTTTCGTTTGACGGATTCGGCGACCTGAAGGCTGTACTTAAGATGGAAGAGGAACGAAACATTGGTGACGAGCAGGATGTGCTGGAGGCTATAACAAGCTTTTATCAGCATAGCTGGAAGGAAATCGTTAAGCGCAATTTCGACGGTGCCAGCAGGCTCATGTACGGTGCCAAGCGAGTATTTGCTTATGCCTCAGGGTACGTACAGAGCAATGTTGTACAGGAGATAAAGAGACTTTTCTTTTTCGATGATGTATTGATCTACGAGGTGCGAGGGCAGGAGGAGTTTCATTCTTTGGCCAAGATGATGACGCCGGATGATCTGGTTATTATTGTTTCGTTGAGCGGTGAGACGCCGATGGCGGTGGAGTTTGCGCAGAAACTGCAGCTTAAGGATGTACCGCTTATATCGATTACGCGGTTACATGATAATACACTGGCGGGCCTGAGTACAGAGAATCTATATGTTACACCGGCAACGTTTCAGCTCTATGAGGCAGATGAGGATAAGATGCCTTATCAGTCAATGCTGCCGTATTTTCTGCTAATTGAGATATGGTATGTAAAGTATAAATTGTACCGCAAGAATAAAATAAGGTAG